In one window of Methanofastidiosum sp. DNA:
- a CDS encoding rubrerythrin family protein, whose protein sequence is MQEKTKKNLMEAFAGESQANRKYLAFASTADQEGYPGVAKLFRAAAAAETVHAHAHLRALGEIKTTKDNLMEAISGETHEFVSMYPKMIEEAKAEGEKIAEKSFVFANEVEKIHAGLYKNALDTIDKFPVKDYYVCSVCGYTIADEAPEKCPVCGAMKKAFNKVD, encoded by the coding sequence GCAAGCAAATAGGAAATATCTTGCTTTTGCAAGTACAGCTGATCAGGAAGGATATCCGGGTGTTGCAAAACTATTTAGAGCTGCTGCTGCCGCAGAAACTGTCCATGCGCATGCCCATCTTAGAGCGCTAGGTGAGATTAAAACAACAAAAGATAATCTAATGGAAGCAATTTCTGGGGAGACTCATGAATTTGTAAGTATGTACCCCAAGATGATTGAAGAGGCTAAAGCAGAAGGAGAAAAAATAGCTGAGAAATCTTTTGTTTTTGCAAATGAAGTAGAAAAGATACATGCTGGACTTTATAAAAATGCTCTGGACACTATAGATAAATTTCCAGTCAAAGATTACTATGTTTGCAGTGTCTGCGGTTACACTATTGCTGATGAAGCACCAGAAAAATGCCCAGTTTGCGGAGCAATGAAAAAAGCATTTAACAAAGTAGATTAA
- a CDS encoding Lrp/AsnC family transcriptional regulator, translating into MASELPIKLDNLDKDILTELQKDATISYKDLSKKIGAAESTVYDRTRRLRQLGIIKGIVPLLDAKKCGKLTTAWIRVSIDSIKEIGRISKELAMIDELLEVHEVSGEWDILVKTKVTDNEELRNLEVQKIGPIKGIKGLYSLIAVRTEKEDIRIKLESLEEQMALNASD; encoded by the coding sequence ATGGCATCAGAACTACCAATTAAATTAGATAATCTGGATAAAGACATCTTGACTGAACTTCAAAAAGATGCAACTATTTCTTATAAAGATCTTTCAAAGAAGATAGGGGCTGCTGAATCTACAGTTTATGATAGAACAAGAAGACTTAGACAACTTGGTATTATTAAAGGAATTGTTCCCTTACTAGATGCAAAAAAATGCGGTAAACTTACAACTGCTTGGATAAGAGTTTCAATTGACAGTATAAAGGAAATTGGAAGGATTTCGAAAGAGCTCGCAATGATTGATGAATTGCTTGAAGTCCATGAGGTTTCGGGCGAATGGGACATCCTTGTGAAAACAAAAGTGACCGACAACGAAGAGTTAAGAAATCTCGAGGTGCAAAAAATTGGCCCCATTAAAGGAATAAAAGGTCTCTACTCCTTGATAGCCGTAAGAACTGAAAAAGAAGATATAAGAATAAAGCTTGAATCTCTTGAAGAGCAAATGGCTTTGAATGCTTCTGATTAA